CTGGTGATGGACACCGGCGAAATCCGGGCGATGCGGGCCTTCGAGATACTGACCCGGGCGTACCCGTTCCGAGATCTCGACGAGGCCCAGTTCAAGCAAGTGATCGAGGAACTCGCGGCGAACAACGTCATCTGGCTCGACGAAGGGAAAGACACACTGGAGAAGCGCCGCGGCACGTGGCAGTACTTCTATCAGAACCTCTCGATGATCCCAGACGAGGCCACCTACGACGTGGAAGACGTGGCTTCGGGCCAGCAGGTCGGAACCCTCGACGAGAAGTTCGTCGTCAACTTCGCCACGCCCGGCGAGGTGTTCGTCCAGCGCGGGGAGATGTGGCGCATCACGAACATCGACGAAGAGGAGGAGGTCGTGACTGTCTCGCCTATCGAGGACCCCGCCGGCGAGGTCCCATCGTGGGTCGGTCAGGAAATTCCGGTCCCGAGGGCCGTCGCCGCGGAGGTCGGCGAACTCCGCCGCGTGGCTGGCCGACAGTTACAGGACGGTGCGGAAACGGATGCGGTCGCCAGAGATGTGGCGACTCGCTACGCCGCCGGGCCAGAGACCGTCGCTGACGGCCTTTCGCAGGTCGAGAAGCACGAGGGACCGATTCCCGACGACACGACGGTCGTGGTGGAGTTCCACGGCCGGGAGGTCATCGTCAACGCCTGCTACGGCCACAAGATCAACGAGACACTGGGACGAGTCCTCTCGGCGCTGCTCGGCCAGCGGGCTGGCTCGTCGGTCGCGATGGACGTCGACCCCTACCGGATTACGCTGGAGGTCCCACGGCGTATCACCGCCGGCGACGTCATCGAGGTCATCGAGGACACTGACCCCGACCACCTCCCGGCGCTGATCGAACTCAGCCTCAAGAACGCCGACGCGCTGAAGTTCAAACTCGCACAGGTCGCGACGAAGTTCGGCTCGCTCAAACGCTGGCGCGGCCGTGGCTCGACTGACTTCGGCCGCGACCGTCTGCTGGCCGCGCTGGAGGACACGCCGATGTACGATGAGGCCCTGCGCGAGGTGCGCCACGAAGACCTCGCCATCGAGGCGACAGCCGACCTCCTCCGGGACATCCAGAGCGGTGACGTAGCCCTCGAAACGGTGGGCGAGCACACGCCCATCGGGACCGGCGGCAGTTCCTCCGGGCGGGAACTCCTCTCGCCGGAGAACGCCGACGCCAGCGTCATCAAGACCGTCAAGGAGCGGATTCAGAGCGACCGCGTCATCCTCATGTGCCTGCACTGTAAGGACTGGGACCGGAAACAGCAGGTCAAGCGGGTGCGCGACCAGCCGTCGTGTCCGCAGTGTGGATCGACTCGCATCGCCGCGCTGAATCCTTGGGCCGAAGAAGTCGTCTCGGCGGTTCGGACCGACACCAAGGACGAGGAGCAGGAGAAGATGACCGAGCGGGCCTATCGCTCGGGCTCGTTGGTCCAGAGCCACGGGAAGCGGGCGGTAGTCGCGCTGGCCGCCCGCGGCGTCGGGCCGCACAACGCCGCCCGCATCATCAACCGCCTCCGAGAGGACGAAGACGAGTTCTACCGCGATATCCTCCGGCAGGAGCGAGAGTACGCGCGGACACAGTCCTTTTGGGGCTGAGGGCGGCAAAGCACGCCAGAGAACTAACTCAGTTCCCGAATTGCCTCTCCGAGCTGTGACTCGATAGTGTCAGGGTCAGGGGCTTCTATCGTAAGTTTCGTGTGTCGCTCGTCAGCGTCAGTCATCTCCGAGAGCAGTCCGGCACTGCGGTCGACCTCCACGTACACTGTGAGCCCATCGTCGTCGAACACCGGGATGATTTCGACCTCGTCGACCCGGCCGGAGAACTCGCCGCGCTGGGGCCGGAACTCGAACTCCTGAACGAAGTTCGCCGAAGTGGTGAACAGGCTCCCGGCCGTCGCTTCACAGGCCGAGGAATGAAGCGTAAAGCCGAGCGAATCGAGCGCGTCGAACACCGCCTGCGTGCGGTGTGTCGGTTCGACCTCGATGTAATCCTCGTCGCCGGGGTCAACCGCCATTGAGATATCGAGACCCGTCTCGATTTCGACAGCGGTCGAGCGCGTGGTTACCGGCGTCTTCCGGGGAATATCGATAGTGGTCTCGAAGCGACGTTCCTCACCCGCCTCGATAGTGAACGGCTCGGTGAGTTGCCACTGGTCGATGATAGCGTCCTTATATCCCTCGTCGGACTTGTATTCCGTTTCCAGCGCGAAATAGACGGCGTCGATTTCCTGATCCGTCGATCCGCCCTCGACGCGAATCTCGGCATGGACAGAGTCACCGGCTCTGACGGTCTCTGTCGGCAGCACTGTGTCTACTGTGGCCGACCCGATACCGATTCTGGAGAGCACGTCTTTCATTGGTAGTGTGCAATTCGACCGTCATATAGTATAA
The Haloarcula sp. CBA1129 genome window above contains:
- a CDS encoding DEAD/DEAH box helicase produces the protein MTDGVARGDDAFTALGPAVRSALSERGFTTPTDPQRKAIPALADGQDALVVAPTGTGKTETAMLPVFDALAESEDRFGIGALYITPLRALNRDMRQRLDWWGETLGLEVDVRHGDTTDYQRQKQANDPPDVLVTTPETLQAMLTGSKLRTALEDVEHIVIDEVHELAAAKRGAQLTVGLERLRELSGQFQRIGLSATVGDPHEVGRFLTGGRTCAIREVDIGSRLDIEVVRPQITDRDEELSSALVTDASTASHVRYIADLIDDHESVLLFVNTRQTAEALGSRFKELGTDLGVHHGSLSKEARIDVEDRFKAGDLDALLCTSSMELGIDVGHVDHVVQYGSPRQVSRLVQRVGRAGHRRDLVSSGTVVTTDTDDTLEALAIARQAEAGDVEPAEIHDGSLDTVANQIAGLVMDTGEIRAMRAFEILTRAYPFRDLDEAQFKQVIEELAANNVIWLDEGKDTLEKRRGTWQYFYQNLSMIPDEATYDVEDVASGQQVGTLDEKFVVNFATPGEVFVQRGEMWRITNIDEEEEVVTVSPIEDPAGEVPSWVGQEIPVPRAVAAEVGELRRVAGRQLQDGAETDAVARDVATRYAAGPETVADGLSQVEKHEGPIPDDTTVVVEFHGREVIVNACYGHKINETLGRVLSALLGQRAGSSVAMDVDPYRITLEVPRRITAGDVIEVIEDTDPDHLPALIELSLKNADALKFKLAQVATKFGSLKRWRGRGSTDFGRDRLLAALEDTPMYDEALREVRHEDLAIEATADLLRDIQSGDVALETVGEHTPIGTGGSSSGRELLSPENADASVIKTVKERIQSDRVILMCLHCKDWDRKQQVKRVRDQPSCPQCGSTRIAALNPWAEEVVSAVRTDTKDEEQEKMTERAYRSGSLVQSHGKRAVVALAARGVGPHNAARIINRLREDEDEFYRDILRQEREYARTQSFWG
- a CDS encoding sporulation protein → MKDVLSRIGIGSATVDTVLPTETVRAGDSVHAEIRVEGGSTDQEIDAVYFALETEYKSDEGYKDAIIDQWQLTEPFTIEAGEERRFETTIDIPRKTPVTTRSTAVEIETGLDISMAVDPGDEDYIEVEPTHRTQAVFDALDSLGFTLHSSACEATAGSLFTTSANFVQEFEFRPQRGEFSGRVDEVEIIPVFDDDGLTVYVEVDRSAGLLSEMTDADERHTKLTIEAPDPDTIESQLGEAIRELS